In Aspergillus fumigatus Af293 chromosome 2, whole genome shotgun sequence, a genomic segment contains:
- a CDS encoding complex I NDUFA5 subunit family protein has product MRSTFRLLANVKSARYLEPFAPTGLTGLVTHPSPRPTLIHLYRTTLENLKRFPESSVYRQSTEALTRHRLQIVESVKPPGYDAWLERVKKAVSAEPERFASLRLADGTYAGFMRNDGTDNPRGEEWDGEALEPTTEGPARTAEEEARWHKAIEEATATTQAKDSDFATEQMKWENEPALEAEQIAEIEKQIGAGLIEEVIQVAENELKLVDEMYKSKVWEELEEKPRPGQWVYFDRVPPSSP; this is encoded by the exons CGGCTTGACCGGCCTTGTCACCCACCCCAGCCCTCGTCCCACCCTAATCCACCTCTACAGGACCACCTTGGAGAACTTGAAGAGGTTCCCAGAGTCCTCCGTCTACCGGCAATCCACCGAAGCACTGACACGCCACCGTCTGCAGATCGTTGAGTCCGTTAAGCCCCCAGGTTATGATGCTTGGCTAGAGCGCGTGAAGAAGGCTGTCAGTGCCGAACCCGAGCGCTTCGCTTCTCTCCGGCTCGCCGATGGAACTTATGCGGGATTTATGCGCAATGATGGAACCGACAATCCCCGTGGTGAAGAGTGGGATGGTGAAGCCTTGGAGCCAACCACGGAGGGACCTGCTCGTacggcagaagaagaagcacgGTGGCACAAAGCTATTGAAGAAGCGACTGCCACAACACAGGCGAAAGATTCAGACTTTGCTACCGAACAAATGAAGTGGGAGAATGAGCCAGCCCTCGAGGCAGAACA GATTGCCGAGATTGAGAAGCAGATTGGTGCTGGTCTGATTGAAGAGGTCATCCAGGTCGCCGAAAATGAGCTGAAACTTGTCGACGAAATGTACAAGTCTAAAGT GTGGGAGGAACTAGAAGAGAAGCCTCGCCCGGGCCAGTGGGTCTATTTCGATCGTGTccccccttcttcgccttaA